GTTTTTCCGAAAACGGAAAAGTTTGGTAGTGCAATGATATTATTTTATTTGAAAGTTGCTTTCTCTCATGCAACTTTCAAAGGCTTAGTGTTGGGCATCATGTTGCTTAAACTTGTGACGATAATTGCTATTCAATTGACATTAAAAGTTTTTTCTTGAATTTACTGAAAAGTCCCGGTTTCTAGGGGCTTTTTTGTTTATTGCAGTATTTTGGCATGTGCTCTTAGCACATTAGCAAGGAACGTAAGCGGACCGAGTATGAATGAACAACTCAATGCCACACTGATGTCGTGGGTAAAATTTTTTAATGACCCTTTATGGGACTTTTTGGTTATTTTCTTGCTGGCTGTAGGTATTTTTTATACGGTCTTAACAGGAGCTGTGCAAATTCGCATGTTCTTGCAAAGTATCCGAGTGATGAAAAGCAGTCGTACAGAAGGTGCAGATGAGCATGGTCTTACACCTTTTCAGGCGTTTGTAACTGGCCTTGCGAGCCGTGTTGGGGTAGGTAACATTGCTGGTGTAGCAATTGCTATCGCAATTGGTGGTCCTGGTGCAGTGTTCTGGATGTGGGTAACAGCTGTTCTTGGTATGAGCTCTGCTTTTATTGAGTCTACGCTTGCTCAACTATTTAAAGTTAGAGATAGCAAGACTAAACAGTTCCGTGGTGGACCAGCTTACTATATTACTCAAGGTTTACGTAGTAAAACCTTTGGTGCGGTCTTCGCACTTGCATTGATCTTTACCTACGGTTTCGTATTTAACTCAGTTCAAATCAATGCGATTGCTAATGCATCTTCACATGCTTGGGGTTGGGACAAAGCCAATGTTATTGCTCATTTAGGTGGCGTTGATCTAGAAATTTCATGGGTTGGCCTTGCTCTTGTAGTTTTAGTGGCATTGGCAATTTTTGGTGGTATTAAGCGTATCGCTAAATTTGCAGAGATGTTTGTACCTTTAAAAGCAGGTCTTTACCTATCTGTTGCTCTCTATATTGCAATTAGTAACTATGCAATTTTGCCTGATATTTTAAAACTGATTGTGACTGAAGCTTTCAATTTTAATTCTGCAGCAGGTGGTTTCTTTGGTGCGGCAGTGTCAATGGCAATGATGCAAGGGATTAAGCGTGGTTTATTCTCTAACGAAGCTGGTATGGGTTCTGCACCAAACGCAGCGGCTGCATCTGATGTAAAACATCCTGTAAACCAAGGCTTAGTACAAATGCTCGGTGTATTTGTAGATACTTTCATTGTATGTACAAGTACTGCAATTATTATTTTGGTTTCTGGTGTTTACCAAGATGCAGGTTTTGTCGGTGTTGAATTAACACAACGTGCTTTAGAAACTCAAGTTGGGCATTGGGGATCGGACTTCCTTGCTGTTCTATTATTCTTATTCTGTTATTCGGCTGTATTAGGTAACTATGCCTATGCAGAAGGTAATGTACAGTTTATTAATAACAATCCGAAAGTTATGTTCATCTTCCGTATTTTTGTATTGGTAATGGTGTACTTCGGTGCAATTGGTAGTGTTCCGCTCGTTTGGTCTATGGCTGACTTGTTTATGGGTATCATGGCAACCATTAACTTGATTGCAATCGTACTATTAACACCGATGGCACGCACATTGTTGAAAGACTACCGTGAACAATTGAAAAAAGGCATTAAAGAGCCTGAGTTTAAAATTGATAAATATCCGGAATTGAAGAAAAAAGTCGATTCAGATATCTGGTAAGTTAAAAAAGGCCTCTTATAAATAAGGGGCCTTTTTCATAAGGGCATAGATAAAATACTTGAGTCTAAATTTTAAACATGACAAATTAAATAAATTCAATACAGCTTTTAACGAGACTAGCAACTAAAATTGCAATCCGAACTTTAAACCTCATAGTGCGAATATAGGCCATGAAACAGCTTAAATTGTGGGTTCTCGGACTCTCTATAGTGTTGGCAGGATGCCAGACCACTACACACTTGTCTGCTGCTCTAAAACCGCAAACAACGGAAGCTTATGCCCGCTCTGTTGATCAGCCATTTGCACGAATTAAAAAACAGCAAAAGCGTCCAGTTGTCGCGCTTGTATTGGGCAGCGGTGGAGCACGAGGTTATGCTCATATTGGTGTCATTGAGGTTTTGGAGCAACATGGTATTCGACCAGATTTTATTGTAGGTACCAGTGCGGGTAGTATTGTTGGAGCACTTTATGCCAGTGGTAAAAGTCCTGCTCAATTGCGTGATACCGCTTTAAAAATGAAAGCTGGCGATGTGCGTGATATTAGTATCGGGCTAAAGGGTTTTTTTGATGGTAAAAAAGTAGAAAACTACGTTAACCAGCAAGTAAACAATATGCCACTCGAAAAAATGAAAATCCCAATGTATGTGGTTGCAACTGAATTAAAGCATGGCACTAAAACCGTATTTAACTATGGTAATACTGGGCAAGCCGTAAGAGCATCTGCTTCAATTCCAAGTATGTTTGTACCTACTAAAATTGGTAAATCTGAATATGTAGATGGCGGGTTAGTGAGCCCTGTACCAGTTGAAGTCGCACGAGATTTAGGCGCTGATGTGATTATTGCTGTTGATATTTTAGCTC
This region of Acinetobacter sp. XS-4 genomic DNA includes:
- a CDS encoding alanine/glycine:cation symporter family protein is translated as MNEQLNATLMSWVKFFNDPLWDFLVIFLLAVGIFYTVLTGAVQIRMFLQSIRVMKSSRTEGADEHGLTPFQAFVTGLASRVGVGNIAGVAIAIAIGGPGAVFWMWVTAVLGMSSAFIESTLAQLFKVRDSKTKQFRGGPAYYITQGLRSKTFGAVFALALIFTYGFVFNSVQINAIANASSHAWGWDKANVIAHLGGVDLEISWVGLALVVLVALAIFGGIKRIAKFAEMFVPLKAGLYLSVALYIAISNYAILPDILKLIVTEAFNFNSAAGGFFGAAVSMAMMQGIKRGLFSNEAGMGSAPNAAAASDVKHPVNQGLVQMLGVFVDTFIVCTSTAIIILVSGVYQDAGFVGVELTQRALETQVGHWGSDFLAVLLFLFCYSAVLGNYAYAEGNVQFINNNPKVMFIFRIFVLVMVYFGAIGSVPLVWSMADLFMGIMATINLIAIVLLTPMARTLLKDYREQLKKGIKEPEFKIDKYPELKKKVDSDIW
- a CDS encoding patatin-like phospholipase family protein, producing MKQLKLWVLGLSIVLAGCQTTTHLSAALKPQTTEAYARSVDQPFARIKKQQKRPVVALVLGSGGARGYAHIGVIEVLEQHGIRPDFIVGTSAGSIVGALYASGKSPAQLRDTALKMKAGDVRDISIGLKGFFDGKKVENYVNQQVNNMPLEKMKIPMYVVATELKHGTKTVFNYGNTGQAVRASASIPSMFVPTKIGKSEYVDGGLVSPVPVEVARDLGADVIIAVDILAQPIYTETSNVWGLFNQNINIMQGRLAAEELQYADVVIQPDLREKAHIFDVKGREATMKSGIDAANAKLSDIQFAIDEKIAEQNMSTEGLSAQTQ